In Anabrus simplex isolate iqAnaSimp1 chromosome 4, ASM4041472v1, whole genome shotgun sequence, a single genomic region encodes these proteins:
- the LOC137500575 gene encoding protein GVQW3-like, translated as MATFSLCEQRAIIRFLNLRGVTPIEIHRQLKETCGDGVMDVSKVRSWVRQFNEGRTSCDNKPKQPRARTSRSDDMIEKVERIVLGDRRMTVEQIASSVGISVGSVHTILQDDLKMRKVSSRWVPRMLTDDHKAARVACCQAMLTCNDSMNGTFFSSIVTMDEMWMPFFNPETKRQSAQWKHRDSPPPKKFWVTASPEKMMVSMFWDSEGIILTHCVPKGTTVTGASYENVLRTSSFLHCNKNVRERLCVCCFTKTTHPHIELTLRKCFFVKTTLK; from the coding sequence atggcgacgttttccttatgtgaacagcgtgcaatcattcgttttttgaatttgcgtggtgtgacaccaattgaaattcatcgacagttgaaggagacatgtggtgatggagttatggatgtgtcgaaggtgcgttcgtgggtgcgacagtttaatgaaggcagaacatcgtgtgacaacaagccgaaacaacctcgggctcgcacaagccggtctgacgacatgatcgagaaagtggagagaattgttttgggggatcgccgaatgactgttgaacagatcgcctccagtgttggcatttccgtgggttctgtgcacacaatcctgcaagacgacctgaaaatgcgaaaagtgtcatccaggtgggtgccacgaatgctgacggACGACCACAAGGCTGCCCGTGTGGCATGTTGCCAAGCAATGTTGACGTGCAACGACAGCATGAATGGGACTTTCTTTTCGTCGATTGTGACAATGGATGAGATGTGGATGCCATTTTTCAATCCAGAAACAAAGCGCCAGTCAGCTCAATGGAAGCACAGAGATTCACCGCCACCAAAAAAATTTTGGGTAACCGCTAGTCCTGAAAAAATGATGGTGTCCATGTTCTGGGACAGCGAGGGCATAATCCTTACCCATTGCGTTCCAAAGGGCACTACGGTAACAGGTGCATCGTACGAAAATGTTTTGAGAACAAGTTCCTTCCTGCACTGCAACAAAAACGTCCGGGAAAGGCTGTGCGTGTGCTGTTTCACCAAGACAACGCACCCGCACATCGAGCTAACGTTACGCAAAtgtttcttcgtgaaaacaactttgaagtga